A region of uncultured Fibrobacter sp. DNA encodes the following proteins:
- a CDS encoding Rpn family recombination-promoting nuclease/putative transposase has product MNKKKKKRMVVSGTESATVNVKHRKHDPFFRYIYAIPANTRTLLRLARRRNPELRKMLASVDMDSLELIPGSFSSVKEWGHSDLAFKARIKGGPEIFVGILLEHKSYHESDVLSQIYRYTFEVMHNKGATDFGWLPTKAIIIYNGCVGWNPLAEFRTKYRGQFNGRELPFECVLVNLADIPDGACLREPNVEASIGALVMKHAFDADGLKGIVDKLAKMLSRLDNGARATLAEKIVVYLGEYLDEEVVEELRMRMSIGQALGIKTAGDRLRAAERAAVRRGRKRGLEEGRKEGRKEGIEQGAKQEREKNDAQNAARDAKRVRFLRSQKVPESVISAMLALK; this is encoded by the coding sequence ATGAACAAGAAAAAAAAGAAACGGATGGTTGTTTCCGGAACCGAATCAGCGACTGTAAATGTAAAACACCGCAAGCATGATCCATTCTTCCGCTATATTTACGCGATTCCCGCCAACACGCGCACTCTCCTTCGGCTTGCGCGGCGCAGGAACCCCGAACTCCGCAAGATGCTCGCCTCTGTAGACATGGATTCCCTGGAATTGATTCCGGGCAGTTTTAGCTCTGTCAAGGAATGGGGGCACTCTGATCTCGCGTTCAAGGCGCGCATCAAGGGCGGTCCCGAAATTTTCGTGGGCATCTTGTTGGAGCACAAGTCCTACCATGAAAGCGACGTACTTTCACAGATTTACCGTTACACCTTCGAGGTCATGCATAACAAGGGTGCAACCGATTTCGGCTGGCTCCCGACCAAGGCGATTATCATCTACAATGGATGTGTCGGCTGGAACCCGCTGGCGGAATTCCGCACCAAGTACAGGGGGCAGTTCAATGGTCGCGAATTGCCGTTCGAGTGCGTCCTCGTGAATCTCGCCGACATTCCCGACGGGGCCTGCCTTAGGGAGCCGAATGTCGAGGCTTCAATCGGGGCTTTGGTGATGAAGCATGCCTTCGATGCCGATGGACTGAAAGGAATCGTGGACAAGTTGGCAAAAATGCTTTCCCGGCTGGATAATGGCGCAAGGGCTACCCTTGCGGAGAAAATTGTAGTATATTTAGGAGAGTACCTAGATGAAGAAGTCGTTGAGGAATTGCGTATGCGTATGAGTATCGGACAGGCCCTGGGCATCAAGACGGCTGGCGACCGTCTCCGTGCCGCAGAACGCGCCGCAGTTCGCCGCGGTCGGAAACGCGGCTTGGAAGAAGGCCGAAAAGAAGGCCGAAAGGAAGGCATTGAACAGGGGGCCAAGCAGGAACGTGAGAAGAATGATGCACAAAACGCTGCTCGCGATGCTAAACGGGTCAGGTTTCTACGTTCGCAGAAGGTTCCGGAGTCCGTGATTTCTGCGATGCTTGCGCTCAAGTAA